The proteins below come from a single Portunus trituberculatus isolate SZX2019 chromosome 2, ASM1759143v1, whole genome shotgun sequence genomic window:
- the LOC123503316 gene encoding flotillin-1-like isoform X7, whose protein sequence is MVWGFVTCGPNEALVISGCCHKKPLLVPGGRAFVWPTVQQVQRISLNVMTLNVESPRVYTSQGVPISVTGIAQVKVQGQYEEMLLAACEQFLGKTEHEVQQVALETLEGHQRAIMGSMSVEEIYKDRKKFNQHVFEVASSDLINMGITVLSYTLKDIHDDEGYLDALGMARTAEVKRDARIGEAEANKDSQIKEALAEEERMAAKYVNDTEIAKAQRDFELKKATYDMEVQAKKAEAELAYDLQAAKTRQKIKEEQMQIKVVERAQEILIQEQEIQRRQKELEATIKQPADSEKFKLEKLAEAARNRALLEAEAEAESVRVKGEAEALAVEAKARAEANTMVQKAAALQEYKEAAMLEMYLSTLPKVAAEVAAPLSQAKKVTMVSSGDSEIGAAKLTGEVMDIITRVPAMVKTMTGVDVAKTIRAV, encoded by the exons atgGTGTGGGGTTTCGTCACCTGTGGCCCAAATGAGGCGCTTGTCATAtcgg GATGCTGCCACAAAAAACCTCTTCTTGTGCCAGGAGGGAGAGCTTTCGTGTGGCCCACTGTCCAGCAGGTCcagag AATCTCCTTGAATGTGATGACTCTTAATGTGGAGAGTCCCCGTGTGTACACCTCGCAGGGAGTCCCAATCTCCGTCACCGGCATTGCGcag gTGAAGGTCCAGGGTCAGTACGAGGAGATGCTTCTGGCTGCGTGTGAACAGTTTCTCGGGAAGACGGAACATGAAGTACAACAGGTGGCACTCGAGACTTTGGAGGGCCACCAGAGGGCCATCATGGGCTCTATGTCTGTTGag gaAATCTACAAGGACCGGAAGAAGTTCAACCAACATGTCTTCGAAGTGGCCTCCTCTGACCTGATCAACATGGGTATCACTGTTCTCTCGTACACACTGAAGGATATCCATGACGacgag ggatacCTCGATGCCCTAGGGATGGCTCGGACAGCAGAGGTCAAACGGGACGCAAGGATTGGCGAGGCAGAGGCGAACAAGGACTCTCAGATCAAGGAGGCCCTGGCGGAGGAGGAACGCATGGCAGCCAAATACGTCAATGATACTGAGATTGCCAAGGCACAGAGAGATTTTGAGCTGAAGAAGGCCACTTATGACATGGAGGTCCAGGCTAAG AAAGCAGAGGCAGAATTAGCTTACGACCTCCAGGCGGCCAAGACACGACAGAAGATCAAGGAGGAGCAAATGCAgattaag GTGGTGGAGCGCGCACAGGAAATATTAATCCAGGAACAAGAAATTCAGAGACGGCAGAAAGAGTTAGAAGCAACTATCAAACAGCCAGCGGACTCCGAGAAGtttaa acTGGAGAAACTGGCAGAGGCAGCTCGGAACAGGGCCCTTCTGGAGGCGGAGGCAGAGGCGGAGAGTGTGAGGGTGAAGGGGGAGGCGGAGGCCCTGGCGGTGGAGGCCAAGGCAAGGGCCGAGGCCAACACCATGGTGCAGAAGGCAGCCGCTCTGCAGGAGTACAAGGAGGCGGCCATGCTGGAGATGTATCTGTCCACGCTGCccaag GTGGCAGCAGAGGTGGCAGCCCCATTATCCCAGGCCAAGAAGGTGACAATGGTGAGCAGTGGTGACAGCGAGATTGGTGCCGCTAAGTTGACTGGTGAAGTAATGGACATCATAACACGGGTGCCAGCCATGGTCAAGACTATGACTGGGGTGGATGTGGCCAAG
- the LOC123503316 gene encoding flotillin-1-like isoform X1, producing the protein MVWGFVTCGPNEALVISGCCYQGKPLTVVGGRAFVWPCIQRLQRISLNVMTLNVESPRVYTSQGVPISVTGIAQVKVQGQYEEMLLAACEQFLGKTEHEVQQVALETLEGHQRAIMGSMSVEEIYKDRKKFNQHVFEVASSDLINMGITVLSYTLKDIHDDETYYAKGYLDALGMARTAEVKRDARIGEAEANKDSQIKEALAEEERMAAKYVNDTEIAKAQRDFELKKATYDMEVQAKKAEAELAYDLQAAKTRQKIKEEQMQIKVVERAQEILIQEQEIQRRQKELEATIKQPADSEKFKLEKLAEAARNRALLEAEAEAESVRVKGEAEALAVEAKARAEANTMVQKAAALQEYKEAAMLEMYLSTLPKVAAEVAAPLSQAKKVTMVSSGDSEIGAAKLTGEVMDIITRVPAMVKTMTGVDVAKVSSISQIRPPSSLIKKKIDEDFSTSEGSL; encoded by the exons atgGTGTGGGGTTTCGTCACCTGTGGCCCAAATGAGGCGCTTGTCATAtcgg GGTGTTGCTACCAGGGCAAACCGCTGACTGTTGTGGGCGGCAGGGCGTTTGTCTGGCCGTGTATACAGAGGCTGCAAAG AATCTCCTTGAATGTGATGACTCTTAATGTGGAGAGTCCCCGTGTGTACACCTCGCAGGGAGTCCCAATCTCCGTCACCGGCATTGCGcag gTGAAGGTCCAGGGTCAGTACGAGGAGATGCTTCTGGCTGCGTGTGAACAGTTTCTCGGGAAGACGGAACATGAAGTACAACAGGTGGCACTCGAGACTTTGGAGGGCCACCAGAGGGCCATCATGGGCTCTATGTCTGTTGag gaAATCTACAAGGACCGGAAGAAGTTCAACCAACATGTCTTCGAAGTGGCCTCCTCTGACCTGATCAACATGGGTATCACTGTTCTCTCGTACACACTGAAGGATATCCATGACGacgag ACGTATTATGcaaag ggatacCTCGATGCCCTAGGGATGGCTCGGACAGCAGAGGTCAAACGGGACGCAAGGATTGGCGAGGCAGAGGCGAACAAGGACTCTCAGATCAAGGAGGCCCTGGCGGAGGAGGAACGCATGGCAGCCAAATACGTCAATGATACTGAGATTGCCAAGGCACAGAGAGATTTTGAGCTGAAGAAGGCCACTTATGACATGGAGGTCCAGGCTAAG AAAGCAGAGGCAGAATTAGCTTACGACCTCCAGGCGGCCAAGACACGACAGAAGATCAAGGAGGAGCAAATGCAgattaag GTGGTGGAGCGCGCACAGGAAATATTAATCCAGGAACAAGAAATTCAGAGACGGCAGAAAGAGTTAGAAGCAACTATCAAACAGCCAGCGGACTCCGAGAAGtttaa acTGGAGAAACTGGCAGAGGCAGCTCGGAACAGGGCCCTTCTGGAGGCGGAGGCAGAGGCGGAGAGTGTGAGGGTGAAGGGGGAGGCGGAGGCCCTGGCGGTGGAGGCCAAGGCAAGGGCCGAGGCCAACACCATGGTGCAGAAGGCAGCCGCTCTGCAGGAGTACAAGGAGGCGGCCATGCTGGAGATGTATCTGTCCACGCTGCccaag GTGGCAGCAGAGGTGGCAGCCCCATTATCCCAGGCCAAGAAGGTGACAATGGTGAGCAGTGGTGACAGCGAGATTGGTGCCGCTAAGTTGACTGGTGAAGTAATGGACATCATAACACGGGTGCCAGCCATGGTCAAGACTATGACTGGGGTGGATGTGGCCAAG
- the LOC123503316 gene encoding flotillin-1-like isoform X6, which yields MVWGFVTCGPNEALVISGCCYQGKPLTVVGGRAFVWPCIQRLQRISLNVMTLNVESPRVYTSQGVPISVTGIAQVKVQGQYEEMLLAACEQFLGKTEHEVQQVALETLEGHQRAIMGSMSVEEIYKDRKKFNQHVFEVASSDLINMGITVLSYTLKDIHDDETYYAKGYLDALGMARTAEVKRDARIGEAEANKDSQIKEALAEEERMAAKYVNDTEIAKAQRDFELKKATYDMEVQAKKAEAELAYDLQAAKTRQKIKEEQMQIKVVERAQEILIQEQEIQRRQKELEATIKQPADSEKFKLEKLAEAARNRALLEAEAEAESVRVKGEAEALAVEAKARAEANTMVQKAAALQEYKEAAMLEMYLSTLPKVAAEVAAPLSQAKKVTMVSSGDSEIGAAKLTGEVMDIITRVPAMVKTMTGVDVAKTIRAV from the exons atgGTGTGGGGTTTCGTCACCTGTGGCCCAAATGAGGCGCTTGTCATAtcgg GGTGTTGCTACCAGGGCAAACCGCTGACTGTTGTGGGCGGCAGGGCGTTTGTCTGGCCGTGTATACAGAGGCTGCAAAG AATCTCCTTGAATGTGATGACTCTTAATGTGGAGAGTCCCCGTGTGTACACCTCGCAGGGAGTCCCAATCTCCGTCACCGGCATTGCGcag gTGAAGGTCCAGGGTCAGTACGAGGAGATGCTTCTGGCTGCGTGTGAACAGTTTCTCGGGAAGACGGAACATGAAGTACAACAGGTGGCACTCGAGACTTTGGAGGGCCACCAGAGGGCCATCATGGGCTCTATGTCTGTTGag gaAATCTACAAGGACCGGAAGAAGTTCAACCAACATGTCTTCGAAGTGGCCTCCTCTGACCTGATCAACATGGGTATCACTGTTCTCTCGTACACACTGAAGGATATCCATGACGacgag ACGTATTATGcaaag ggatacCTCGATGCCCTAGGGATGGCTCGGACAGCAGAGGTCAAACGGGACGCAAGGATTGGCGAGGCAGAGGCGAACAAGGACTCTCAGATCAAGGAGGCCCTGGCGGAGGAGGAACGCATGGCAGCCAAATACGTCAATGATACTGAGATTGCCAAGGCACAGAGAGATTTTGAGCTGAAGAAGGCCACTTATGACATGGAGGTCCAGGCTAAG AAAGCAGAGGCAGAATTAGCTTACGACCTCCAGGCGGCCAAGACACGACAGAAGATCAAGGAGGAGCAAATGCAgattaag GTGGTGGAGCGCGCACAGGAAATATTAATCCAGGAACAAGAAATTCAGAGACGGCAGAAAGAGTTAGAAGCAACTATCAAACAGCCAGCGGACTCCGAGAAGtttaa acTGGAGAAACTGGCAGAGGCAGCTCGGAACAGGGCCCTTCTGGAGGCGGAGGCAGAGGCGGAGAGTGTGAGGGTGAAGGGGGAGGCGGAGGCCCTGGCGGTGGAGGCCAAGGCAAGGGCCGAGGCCAACACCATGGTGCAGAAGGCAGCCGCTCTGCAGGAGTACAAGGAGGCGGCCATGCTGGAGATGTATCTGTCCACGCTGCccaag GTGGCAGCAGAGGTGGCAGCCCCATTATCCCAGGCCAAGAAGGTGACAATGGTGAGCAGTGGTGACAGCGAGATTGGTGCCGCTAAGTTGACTGGTGAAGTAATGGACATCATAACACGGGTGCCAGCCATGGTCAAGACTATGACTGGGGTGGATGTGGCCAAG
- the LOC123503316 gene encoding flotillin-1-like isoform X3 yields the protein MVWGFVTCGPNEALVISGCCYQGKPLTVVGGRAFVWPCIQRLQRISLNVMTLNVESPRVYTSQGVPISVTGIAQVKVQGQYEEMLLAACEQFLGKTEHEVQQVALETLEGHQRAIMGSMSVEEIYKDRKKFNQHVFEVASSDLINMGITVLSYTLKDIHDDETYYAKGYLDALGMARTAEVKRDARIGEAEANKDSQIKEALAEEERMAAKYVNDTEIAKAQRDFELKKATYDMEVQAKKAEAELAYDLQAAKTRQKIKEEQMQIKVVERAQEILIQEQEIQRRQKELEATIKQPADSEKFKLEKLAEAARNRALLEAEAEAESVRVKGEAEALAVEAKARAEANTMVQKAAALQEYKEAAMLEMYLSTLPKVAAEVAAPLSQAKKVTMVSSGDSEIGAAKLTGEVMDIITRVPAMVKTMTGVDVAKCVSQGNSPSKAAWGSATTTTPSPHHTR from the exons atgGTGTGGGGTTTCGTCACCTGTGGCCCAAATGAGGCGCTTGTCATAtcgg GGTGTTGCTACCAGGGCAAACCGCTGACTGTTGTGGGCGGCAGGGCGTTTGTCTGGCCGTGTATACAGAGGCTGCAAAG AATCTCCTTGAATGTGATGACTCTTAATGTGGAGAGTCCCCGTGTGTACACCTCGCAGGGAGTCCCAATCTCCGTCACCGGCATTGCGcag gTGAAGGTCCAGGGTCAGTACGAGGAGATGCTTCTGGCTGCGTGTGAACAGTTTCTCGGGAAGACGGAACATGAAGTACAACAGGTGGCACTCGAGACTTTGGAGGGCCACCAGAGGGCCATCATGGGCTCTATGTCTGTTGag gaAATCTACAAGGACCGGAAGAAGTTCAACCAACATGTCTTCGAAGTGGCCTCCTCTGACCTGATCAACATGGGTATCACTGTTCTCTCGTACACACTGAAGGATATCCATGACGacgag ACGTATTATGcaaag ggatacCTCGATGCCCTAGGGATGGCTCGGACAGCAGAGGTCAAACGGGACGCAAGGATTGGCGAGGCAGAGGCGAACAAGGACTCTCAGATCAAGGAGGCCCTGGCGGAGGAGGAACGCATGGCAGCCAAATACGTCAATGATACTGAGATTGCCAAGGCACAGAGAGATTTTGAGCTGAAGAAGGCCACTTATGACATGGAGGTCCAGGCTAAG AAAGCAGAGGCAGAATTAGCTTACGACCTCCAGGCGGCCAAGACACGACAGAAGATCAAGGAGGAGCAAATGCAgattaag GTGGTGGAGCGCGCACAGGAAATATTAATCCAGGAACAAGAAATTCAGAGACGGCAGAAAGAGTTAGAAGCAACTATCAAACAGCCAGCGGACTCCGAGAAGtttaa acTGGAGAAACTGGCAGAGGCAGCTCGGAACAGGGCCCTTCTGGAGGCGGAGGCAGAGGCGGAGAGTGTGAGGGTGAAGGGGGAGGCGGAGGCCCTGGCGGTGGAGGCCAAGGCAAGGGCCGAGGCCAACACCATGGTGCAGAAGGCAGCCGCTCTGCAGGAGTACAAGGAGGCGGCCATGCTGGAGATGTATCTGTCCACGCTGCccaag GTGGCAGCAGAGGTGGCAGCCCCATTATCCCAGGCCAAGAAGGTGACAATGGTGAGCAGTGGTGACAGCGAGATTGGTGCCGCTAAGTTGACTGGTGAAGTAATGGACATCATAACACGGGTGCCAGCCATGGTCAAGACTATGACTGGGGTGGATGTGGCCAAG
- the LOC123503316 gene encoding flotillin-1-like isoform X8, with translation MTLNVESPRVYTSQGVPISVTGIAQVKVQGQYEEMLLAACEQFLGKTEHEVQQVALETLEGHQRAIMGSMSVEEIYKDRKKFNQHVFEVASSDLINMGITVLSYTLKDIHDDETYYAKGYLDALGMARTAEVKRDARIGEAEANKDSQIKEALAEEERMAAKYVNDTEIAKAQRDFELKKATYDMEVQAKKAEAELAYDLQAAKTRQKIKEEQMQIKVVERAQEILIQEQEIQRRQKELEATIKQPADSEKFKLEKLAEAARNRALLEAEAEAESVRVKGEAEALAVEAKARAEANTMVQKAAALQEYKEAAMLEMYLSTLPKVAAEVAAPLSQAKKVTMVSSGDSEIGAAKLTGEVMDIITRVPAMVKTMTGVDVAKVSSISQIRPPSSLIKKKIDEDFSTSEGSL, from the exons ATGACTCTTAATGTGGAGAGTCCCCGTGTGTACACCTCGCAGGGAGTCCCAATCTCCGTCACCGGCATTGCGcag gTGAAGGTCCAGGGTCAGTACGAGGAGATGCTTCTGGCTGCGTGTGAACAGTTTCTCGGGAAGACGGAACATGAAGTACAACAGGTGGCACTCGAGACTTTGGAGGGCCACCAGAGGGCCATCATGGGCTCTATGTCTGTTGag gaAATCTACAAGGACCGGAAGAAGTTCAACCAACATGTCTTCGAAGTGGCCTCCTCTGACCTGATCAACATGGGTATCACTGTTCTCTCGTACACACTGAAGGATATCCATGACGacgag ACGTATTATGcaaag ggatacCTCGATGCCCTAGGGATGGCTCGGACAGCAGAGGTCAAACGGGACGCAAGGATTGGCGAGGCAGAGGCGAACAAGGACTCTCAGATCAAGGAGGCCCTGGCGGAGGAGGAACGCATGGCAGCCAAATACGTCAATGATACTGAGATTGCCAAGGCACAGAGAGATTTTGAGCTGAAGAAGGCCACTTATGACATGGAGGTCCAGGCTAAG AAAGCAGAGGCAGAATTAGCTTACGACCTCCAGGCGGCCAAGACACGACAGAAGATCAAGGAGGAGCAAATGCAgattaag GTGGTGGAGCGCGCACAGGAAATATTAATCCAGGAACAAGAAATTCAGAGACGGCAGAAAGAGTTAGAAGCAACTATCAAACAGCCAGCGGACTCCGAGAAGtttaa acTGGAGAAACTGGCAGAGGCAGCTCGGAACAGGGCCCTTCTGGAGGCGGAGGCAGAGGCGGAGAGTGTGAGGGTGAAGGGGGAGGCGGAGGCCCTGGCGGTGGAGGCCAAGGCAAGGGCCGAGGCCAACACCATGGTGCAGAAGGCAGCCGCTCTGCAGGAGTACAAGGAGGCGGCCATGCTGGAGATGTATCTGTCCACGCTGCccaag GTGGCAGCAGAGGTGGCAGCCCCATTATCCCAGGCCAAGAAGGTGACAATGGTGAGCAGTGGTGACAGCGAGATTGGTGCCGCTAAGTTGACTGGTGAAGTAATGGACATCATAACACGGGTGCCAGCCATGGTCAAGACTATGACTGGGGTGGATGTGGCCAAG
- the LOC123503316 gene encoding flotillin-1-like isoform X4: MVWGFVTCGPNEALVISGCCYQGKPLTVVGGRAFVWPCIQRLQRISLNVMTLNVESPRVYTSQGVPISVTGIAQVKVQGQYEEMLLAACEQFLGKTEHEVQQVALETLEGHQRAIMGSMSVEEIYKDRKKFNQHVFEVASSDLINMGITVLSYTLKDIHDDEGYLDALGMARTAEVKRDARIGEAEANKDSQIKEALAEEERMAAKYVNDTEIAKAQRDFELKKATYDMEVQAKKAEAELAYDLQAAKTRQKIKEEQMQIKVVERAQEILIQEQEIQRRQKELEATIKQPADSEKFKLEKLAEAARNRALLEAEAEAESVRVKGEAEALAVEAKARAEANTMVQKAAALQEYKEAAMLEMYLSTLPKVAAEVAAPLSQAKKVTMVSSGDSEIGAAKLTGEVMDIITRVPAMVKTMTGVDVAKVSSISQIRPPSSLIKKKIDEDFSTSEGSL; this comes from the exons atgGTGTGGGGTTTCGTCACCTGTGGCCCAAATGAGGCGCTTGTCATAtcgg GGTGTTGCTACCAGGGCAAACCGCTGACTGTTGTGGGCGGCAGGGCGTTTGTCTGGCCGTGTATACAGAGGCTGCAAAG AATCTCCTTGAATGTGATGACTCTTAATGTGGAGAGTCCCCGTGTGTACACCTCGCAGGGAGTCCCAATCTCCGTCACCGGCATTGCGcag gTGAAGGTCCAGGGTCAGTACGAGGAGATGCTTCTGGCTGCGTGTGAACAGTTTCTCGGGAAGACGGAACATGAAGTACAACAGGTGGCACTCGAGACTTTGGAGGGCCACCAGAGGGCCATCATGGGCTCTATGTCTGTTGag gaAATCTACAAGGACCGGAAGAAGTTCAACCAACATGTCTTCGAAGTGGCCTCCTCTGACCTGATCAACATGGGTATCACTGTTCTCTCGTACACACTGAAGGATATCCATGACGacgag ggatacCTCGATGCCCTAGGGATGGCTCGGACAGCAGAGGTCAAACGGGACGCAAGGATTGGCGAGGCAGAGGCGAACAAGGACTCTCAGATCAAGGAGGCCCTGGCGGAGGAGGAACGCATGGCAGCCAAATACGTCAATGATACTGAGATTGCCAAGGCACAGAGAGATTTTGAGCTGAAGAAGGCCACTTATGACATGGAGGTCCAGGCTAAG AAAGCAGAGGCAGAATTAGCTTACGACCTCCAGGCGGCCAAGACACGACAGAAGATCAAGGAGGAGCAAATGCAgattaag GTGGTGGAGCGCGCACAGGAAATATTAATCCAGGAACAAGAAATTCAGAGACGGCAGAAAGAGTTAGAAGCAACTATCAAACAGCCAGCGGACTCCGAGAAGtttaa acTGGAGAAACTGGCAGAGGCAGCTCGGAACAGGGCCCTTCTGGAGGCGGAGGCAGAGGCGGAGAGTGTGAGGGTGAAGGGGGAGGCGGAGGCCCTGGCGGTGGAGGCCAAGGCAAGGGCCGAGGCCAACACCATGGTGCAGAAGGCAGCCGCTCTGCAGGAGTACAAGGAGGCGGCCATGCTGGAGATGTATCTGTCCACGCTGCccaag GTGGCAGCAGAGGTGGCAGCCCCATTATCCCAGGCCAAGAAGGTGACAATGGTGAGCAGTGGTGACAGCGAGATTGGTGCCGCTAAGTTGACTGGTGAAGTAATGGACATCATAACACGGGTGCCAGCCATGGTCAAGACTATGACTGGGGTGGATGTGGCCAAG
- the LOC123503316 gene encoding flotillin-1-like isoform X5 has translation MVWGFVTCGPNEALVISGCCYQGKPLTVVGGRAFVWPCIQRLQRISLNVMTLNVESPRVYTSQGVPISVTGIAQVKVQGQYEEMLLAACEQFLGKTEHEVQQVALETLEGHQRAIMGSMSVEEIYKDRKKFNQHVFEVASSDLINMGITVLSYTLKDIHDDEGYLDALGMARTAEVKRDARIGEAEANKDSQIKEALAEEERMAAKYVNDTEIAKAQRDFELKKATYDMEVQAKKAEAELAYDLQAAKTRQKIKEEQMQIKVVERAQEILIQEQEIQRRQKELEATIKQPADSEKFKLEKLAEAARNRALLEAEAEAESVRVKGEAEALAVEAKARAEANTMVQKAAALQEYKEAAMLEMYLSTLPKVAAEVAAPLSQAKKVTMVSSGDSEIGAAKLTGEVMDIITRVPAMVKTMTGVDVAKCVSQGNSPSKAAWGSATTTTPSPHHTR, from the exons atgGTGTGGGGTTTCGTCACCTGTGGCCCAAATGAGGCGCTTGTCATAtcgg GGTGTTGCTACCAGGGCAAACCGCTGACTGTTGTGGGCGGCAGGGCGTTTGTCTGGCCGTGTATACAGAGGCTGCAAAG AATCTCCTTGAATGTGATGACTCTTAATGTGGAGAGTCCCCGTGTGTACACCTCGCAGGGAGTCCCAATCTCCGTCACCGGCATTGCGcag gTGAAGGTCCAGGGTCAGTACGAGGAGATGCTTCTGGCTGCGTGTGAACAGTTTCTCGGGAAGACGGAACATGAAGTACAACAGGTGGCACTCGAGACTTTGGAGGGCCACCAGAGGGCCATCATGGGCTCTATGTCTGTTGag gaAATCTACAAGGACCGGAAGAAGTTCAACCAACATGTCTTCGAAGTGGCCTCCTCTGACCTGATCAACATGGGTATCACTGTTCTCTCGTACACACTGAAGGATATCCATGACGacgag ggatacCTCGATGCCCTAGGGATGGCTCGGACAGCAGAGGTCAAACGGGACGCAAGGATTGGCGAGGCAGAGGCGAACAAGGACTCTCAGATCAAGGAGGCCCTGGCGGAGGAGGAACGCATGGCAGCCAAATACGTCAATGATACTGAGATTGCCAAGGCACAGAGAGATTTTGAGCTGAAGAAGGCCACTTATGACATGGAGGTCCAGGCTAAG AAAGCAGAGGCAGAATTAGCTTACGACCTCCAGGCGGCCAAGACACGACAGAAGATCAAGGAGGAGCAAATGCAgattaag GTGGTGGAGCGCGCACAGGAAATATTAATCCAGGAACAAGAAATTCAGAGACGGCAGAAAGAGTTAGAAGCAACTATCAAACAGCCAGCGGACTCCGAGAAGtttaa acTGGAGAAACTGGCAGAGGCAGCTCGGAACAGGGCCCTTCTGGAGGCGGAGGCAGAGGCGGAGAGTGTGAGGGTGAAGGGGGAGGCGGAGGCCCTGGCGGTGGAGGCCAAGGCAAGGGCCGAGGCCAACACCATGGTGCAGAAGGCAGCCGCTCTGCAGGAGTACAAGGAGGCGGCCATGCTGGAGATGTATCTGTCCACGCTGCccaag GTGGCAGCAGAGGTGGCAGCCCCATTATCCCAGGCCAAGAAGGTGACAATGGTGAGCAGTGGTGACAGCGAGATTGGTGCCGCTAAGTTGACTGGTGAAGTAATGGACATCATAACACGGGTGCCAGCCATGGTCAAGACTATGACTGGGGTGGATGTGGCCAAG
- the LOC123503316 gene encoding flotillin-1-like isoform X2: MVWGFVTCGPNEALVISGCCHKKPLLVPGGRAFVWPTVQQVQRISLNVMTLNVESPRVYTSQGVPISVTGIAQVKVQGQYEEMLLAACEQFLGKTEHEVQQVALETLEGHQRAIMGSMSVEEIYKDRKKFNQHVFEVASSDLINMGITVLSYTLKDIHDDETYYAKGYLDALGMARTAEVKRDARIGEAEANKDSQIKEALAEEERMAAKYVNDTEIAKAQRDFELKKATYDMEVQAKKAEAELAYDLQAAKTRQKIKEEQMQIKVVERAQEILIQEQEIQRRQKELEATIKQPADSEKFKLEKLAEAARNRALLEAEAEAESVRVKGEAEALAVEAKARAEANTMVQKAAALQEYKEAAMLEMYLSTLPKVAAEVAAPLSQAKKVTMVSSGDSEIGAAKLTGEVMDIITRVPAMVKTMTGVDVAKVSSISQIRPPSSLIKKKIDEDFSTSEGSL; encoded by the exons atgGTGTGGGGTTTCGTCACCTGTGGCCCAAATGAGGCGCTTGTCATAtcgg GATGCTGCCACAAAAAACCTCTTCTTGTGCCAGGAGGGAGAGCTTTCGTGTGGCCCACTGTCCAGCAGGTCcagag AATCTCCTTGAATGTGATGACTCTTAATGTGGAGAGTCCCCGTGTGTACACCTCGCAGGGAGTCCCAATCTCCGTCACCGGCATTGCGcag gTGAAGGTCCAGGGTCAGTACGAGGAGATGCTTCTGGCTGCGTGTGAACAGTTTCTCGGGAAGACGGAACATGAAGTACAACAGGTGGCACTCGAGACTTTGGAGGGCCACCAGAGGGCCATCATGGGCTCTATGTCTGTTGag gaAATCTACAAGGACCGGAAGAAGTTCAACCAACATGTCTTCGAAGTGGCCTCCTCTGACCTGATCAACATGGGTATCACTGTTCTCTCGTACACACTGAAGGATATCCATGACGacgag ACGTATTATGcaaag ggatacCTCGATGCCCTAGGGATGGCTCGGACAGCAGAGGTCAAACGGGACGCAAGGATTGGCGAGGCAGAGGCGAACAAGGACTCTCAGATCAAGGAGGCCCTGGCGGAGGAGGAACGCATGGCAGCCAAATACGTCAATGATACTGAGATTGCCAAGGCACAGAGAGATTTTGAGCTGAAGAAGGCCACTTATGACATGGAGGTCCAGGCTAAG AAAGCAGAGGCAGAATTAGCTTACGACCTCCAGGCGGCCAAGACACGACAGAAGATCAAGGAGGAGCAAATGCAgattaag GTGGTGGAGCGCGCACAGGAAATATTAATCCAGGAACAAGAAATTCAGAGACGGCAGAAAGAGTTAGAAGCAACTATCAAACAGCCAGCGGACTCCGAGAAGtttaa acTGGAGAAACTGGCAGAGGCAGCTCGGAACAGGGCCCTTCTGGAGGCGGAGGCAGAGGCGGAGAGTGTGAGGGTGAAGGGGGAGGCGGAGGCCCTGGCGGTGGAGGCCAAGGCAAGGGCCGAGGCCAACACCATGGTGCAGAAGGCAGCCGCTCTGCAGGAGTACAAGGAGGCGGCCATGCTGGAGATGTATCTGTCCACGCTGCccaag GTGGCAGCAGAGGTGGCAGCCCCATTATCCCAGGCCAAGAAGGTGACAATGGTGAGCAGTGGTGACAGCGAGATTGGTGCCGCTAAGTTGACTGGTGAAGTAATGGACATCATAACACGGGTGCCAGCCATGGTCAAGACTATGACTGGGGTGGATGTGGCCAAG